A region of Chitinophaga horti DNA encodes the following proteins:
- a CDS encoding beta-ketoacyl-ACP synthase III produces the protein MKEVYITRLAKFLPNEPVGNDQMESILGMVDGRPSRARSIVLGNNKIKTRYYALDKNGKTTHTNAEMTAKAVEGLFDEKFPMTKLQLLACGTTSPDQLLPNHAAMVHGILKCQPVELIAATGACAAGMQAFKYAFMSIKSGNSENAVSTGSEKFSSWLLAEKFNPETDNLKQLTENPIIAFEKDFLRWMLSDGASAALFQDKPNEDGLSLRVDWVEIASYAHELETCMYAGAVKQPDGSTTGWIDMSPEEWANNSVFSFKQDTRLLGKNIVPSGAKMWKELVEKHNIDIDKLTYFLPHLSSEFFRMKIDEEITKLGVPIPQEKWFTNLTRVGNVGTASPYFMLEELLSGGQLKKGDTIAMMVPESARFSYAYAHITVV, from the coding sequence ATGAAAGAAGTTTATATCACGAGGCTCGCAAAATTTTTACCCAATGAGCCGGTGGGGAATGACCAAATGGAGAGCATACTGGGGATGGTAGATGGCAGGCCTTCCCGTGCGAGATCGATCGTGCTTGGCAATAACAAGATCAAAACGCGTTATTACGCCCTCGATAAGAACGGAAAAACGACCCACACGAATGCCGAGATGACAGCTAAAGCGGTTGAAGGATTGTTTGATGAAAAGTTCCCAATGACCAAATTACAGCTCCTGGCCTGCGGCACCACATCGCCTGACCAGTTGCTGCCTAACCACGCCGCCATGGTGCACGGCATCCTGAAATGCCAGCCCGTTGAGCTGATTGCCGCCACAGGCGCTTGTGCCGCTGGTATGCAGGCTTTCAAATACGCTTTTATGTCTATTAAAAGCGGCAACTCCGAAAATGCAGTAAGCACCGGTTCCGAAAAATTCTCCAGCTGGTTGCTGGCCGAAAAATTCAACCCGGAAACAGATAACCTCAAGCAACTCACCGAAAACCCGATCATCGCTTTTGAAAAGGATTTTCTCCGTTGGATGCTGTCCGACGGTGCCAGCGCGGCGCTGTTCCAGGACAAACCTAACGAAGATGGCTTAAGCCTGCGTGTCGATTGGGTAGAAATTGCTTCCTACGCACACGAACTGGAAACCTGCATGTACGCCGGGGCGGTAAAACAACCCGACGGCTCCACAACAGGCTGGATCGATATGAGCCCCGAGGAGTGGGCGAACAACAGCGTGTTTTCCTTTAAACAGGATACCCGCCTGCTGGGCAAAAACATCGTTCCTTCCGGCGCTAAAATGTGGAAAGAATTAGTAGAGAAACATAATATTGACATCGATAAGCTGACCTACTTCCTGCCACACCTGTCTTCTGAATTCTTCCGTATGAAGATCGACGAGGAAATTACAAAACTGGGAGTACCCATCCCGCAGGAAAAATGGTTTACGAACCTTACCCGCGTGGGTAACGTTGGTACCGCATCTCCTTATTTCATGCTGGAGGAACTGCTGTCGGGCGGCCAACTGAAAAAAGGCGATACCATTGCGATGATGGTGCCCGAAAGCGCGCGTTTCTCATACGCTTACGCACACATCACCGTAGTGTAA
- a CDS encoding head GIN domain-containing protein produces MRNIFTCLLLAVTTVFVFSGCDEMIGNERVKGNGHVVKQAREVVPFQRIDIRGSMDVYIHQGATARVEIETDENVQPYIELEAEEGELIVKQRNNTSIRTSKPVRVYITVASLDAVSLSGSGNIYMKDKFTADDKMLFSLSGSGVIKAAELDAPSVDVEIAGSGDMELKGKTRDMNVSIAGSSNFHGSELLAENVKVDISGSGDAHVYASIKIEANIAGSGDVRYRGDATAGNTSIVGSGSVRKE; encoded by the coding sequence ATGAGGAATATATTTACCTGCCTGCTCCTGGCCGTTACTACTGTATTTGTTTTTAGCGGATGCGATGAAATGATTGGTAATGAGCGCGTTAAGGGAAACGGTCATGTAGTAAAGCAAGCACGTGAAGTAGTACCGTTCCAGCGGATCGATATCCGCGGCAGTATGGATGTATACATACACCAGGGCGCCACCGCCAGAGTAGAAATTGAAACGGACGAGAACGTGCAACCTTACATTGAGCTGGAAGCTGAAGAGGGAGAGCTGATCGTAAAACAACGCAATAATACTTCCATCCGCACGAGCAAACCTGTTCGGGTATACATTACCGTTGCTTCTCTGGATGCGGTGTCGCTCTCCGGGTCTGGTAATATATATATGAAGGATAAATTTACTGCCGACGATAAAATGCTGTTCAGCCTGTCCGGGTCGGGTGTTATTAAAGCCGCCGAACTGGACGCGCCGTCGGTGGACGTAGAAATTGCGGGCAGCGGCGATATGGAACTGAAGGGTAAAACCCGCGATATGAACGTAAGTATTGCCGGCAGCAGCAACTTCCATGGCAGCGAACTGCTGGCCGAAAATGTAAAGGTGGATATTTCAGGCAGTGGCGATGCGCACGTGTATGCCAGCATCAAAATAGAAGCGAACATTGCCGGCAGCGGCGATGTGCGCTACCGTGGCGACGCTACGGCGGGAAATACGAGCATCGTCGGTTCCGGATCGGTACGTAAGGAATAG
- the guaA gene encoding glutamine-hydrolyzing GMP synthase, with protein sequence MTEKILILDFGSQYTQLIARVIRELNVYCEIQPCTSPINWESSIKGVILSGSPFSVNDPNAPLVDIAAMAEKVPVLGVCYGAQLMAKVFGGEVAKSNFREYGRAYMTHQDKEEKLLFDISAQSQVWMSHADSIVRSPEAFEVIATTENIPVAAFKCTTLTTHPMFGLQFHPEVTHSIEGKQIVRNFLVHICGMKQEWTPAAFVQETVERIRQQVGNKRVVMALSGGVDSTVAAELIHKAIGANLFCIFVDNGLLRKDEYETVLDSYKHMGLNVKGINAKDLFYGELDGVKDPEQKRKIIGRLFIEVFQQEATALTDISFLGQGTIYPDVIESVSVNGPSATIKSHHNVGGLPEKMNMQLVEPLRFLFKDEVRRVGKEIGISDVFLARHPFPGPGLAIRILGEINAEKVALLQEADAIYMENLKESGLYNQVWQAGTILLPVQSVGVMGDERTYEFTIALRAVTSTDGMTADWAHLPYEFLAKVSNDIINKVKGINRVVYDISSKPPATIEWE encoded by the coding sequence ATGACAGAAAAGATATTGATCCTCGACTTCGGTTCCCAGTATACGCAGCTGATTGCACGTGTTATCAGGGAGCTTAATGTGTATTGTGAAATTCAGCCCTGCACCTCCCCGATCAACTGGGAAAGCAGTATCAAAGGCGTGATCCTTTCGGGCAGCCCGTTTTCCGTTAACGATCCCAATGCACCTTTGGTGGACATTGCGGCCATGGCGGAAAAAGTACCCGTACTGGGCGTTTGCTACGGCGCGCAGCTGATGGCCAAAGTATTTGGCGGTGAAGTGGCCAAAAGCAACTTCCGCGAGTACGGCCGGGCGTACATGACACACCAGGACAAAGAAGAAAAATTGTTATTTGATATCAGCGCACAGAGCCAGGTTTGGATGAGCCATGCCGACTCTATCGTGCGCAGCCCCGAGGCATTTGAAGTGATCGCTACCACCGAAAACATCCCGGTAGCTGCCTTTAAATGCACCACCCTCACCACCCACCCGATGTTCGGCCTCCAGTTCCACCCGGAAGTGACGCACTCCATCGAGGGTAAACAAATCGTTCGCAACTTCCTTGTACACATCTGCGGTATGAAACAGGAGTGGACACCCGCTGCCTTCGTGCAGGAAACGGTGGAGCGCATCCGCCAGCAGGTAGGTAATAAACGCGTGGTAATGGCGCTGAGCGGTGGGGTTGACTCTACCGTAGCAGCAGAACTGATCCACAAGGCGATTGGCGCAAACCTGTTCTGTATTTTTGTGGATAACGGTCTGCTTCGTAAAGACGAATACGAAACCGTACTGGACTCCTATAAACATATGGGCCTGAACGTAAAAGGCATCAACGCAAAAGATCTGTTCTACGGCGAATTAGACGGTGTGAAAGATCCGGAGCAAAAACGTAAGATCATTGGCCGCCTGTTCATCGAAGTGTTCCAGCAGGAAGCCACCGCGCTGACGGACATTTCCTTCCTCGGACAGGGCACTATTTACCCGGACGTGATCGAGTCGGTTTCTGTAAATGGCCCGTCTGCCACGATCAAATCGCACCACAATGTGGGTGGTTTGCCGGAGAAGATGAACATGCAGCTGGTAGAGCCGCTGCGTTTCCTCTTTAAAGATGAAGTGCGCCGTGTAGGTAAAGAAATCGGCATCAGCGACGTGTTCCTGGCCCGTCACCCCTTCCCGGGTCCTGGTCTGGCCATCCGCATCCTGGGCGAGATCAACGCTGAAAAAGTAGCCCTGCTGCAGGAAGCCGATGCTATTTACATGGAGAACCTGAAAGAATCCGGCCTGTACAACCAGGTTTGGCAGGCGGGCACCATCCTGCTGCCGGTGCAGAGCGTGGGTGTAATGGGTGACGAACGGACTTACGAATTTACTATCGCCTTGCGTGCAGTAACGTCTACCGATGGTATGACCGCCGACTGGGCGCATCTGCCGTACGAGTTCCTCGCTAAAGTATCTAACGACATTATCAATAAAGTGAAAGGTATTAACCGGGTGGTGTACGACATCAGTTCGAAGCCGCCAGCCACCATCGAGTGGGAATAA